In one Thunnus maccoyii chromosome 12, fThuMac1.1, whole genome shotgun sequence genomic region, the following are encoded:
- the tnn gene encoding tenascin-N isoform X1, with product MTTRFLWRALSLLALLCTISRFSFADNHLGPSAPEQGVTFSHVYKIDIPGSTSCKLERLPIQDQAGLQTETTTNGENDITFRHNLMLQMPKCDCEESEDFKSLLYRVNGLEEEVNYLKTQCAQGCCGRGGAAGVDTSCSGHGTYQHDTCSCLCNPGWEGPDCSVSSCPDECNDNGRCVDGKCVCHQGYTGDDCSQLMCPDNCNDKGHCVNGKCVCFPHFTGEDCSIQKCPNDCIGNGRCVDGQCICDEGFYGEDCSLVFSPQGLRLVRLTDVSLLVEWESVRGAEYYILTYQPKDGGSGLQQVRVPNTDNSYLITGLIPGVTYIVKIHAVIKEIQSEADKIEATTDVSAIDNIRVLGQTEVSIQVDWKNPQAEVDHFRLTHTDPAGQEEELNIQKSQEARTKHTIVGLYPGTEYVISVQAIKGTTEGKSSSVTGVTDIDAPTNLVTTEVTEDTATVSWDRVQAEIEGYILSYTTAEGSSVEIPVGRDSTSYRLVGLRPGVLHTVYIWAYKGEKVSRKSSTEAETELDAPSNVTAQDETETSFSVSWDHAQAEIDGYLLTYSSSEGSGEEIQVGPDSTSYMLTGLKPGVLYTVYIWSIKGNKASRKISTQAQTELDAPANLLARDETESSFSVTWDRAQAEIDGYILTYNSSEGSSVEIPLGPDSTSYSLTGLRPGLLYTVYIWAIKGSKVSKKISTQAQTELDAPANLLARDETESSFSVSWDRVQAEIDGYVLTYSSSEGSSGEIPLGPDSTSYSLTGLRPGVLYTVYIWAIKGNKVSKKISTQAETELDAPANLLARDETETSFSVSWDRVQAEIDGYVLTYTSSEGSSGEIPLGPDSTSYSLTGLRPGLLYTVYIWAIKGNKVSRKISTQAETELDAPANLLARDETESSFSVSWDRVQAEIDGYILTYSSSEGSSGEIPLGPDSTSYSLTGLRPGVLYTVYIWAIKGNKVSRKISTQAETELDAPANLLARDETETSFSVSWDRVRAEIDGYVLTYTSSEGSSGEIPLGPDSTSYSLTGLRPGVLYTVYVWAVKGIKASRRISTQAETELDAPANLLARDETESSFSVSWDRVQAEIDGYVLTYSSSEGSSGEIPVGPDSTSYSLTGLRPGVLYTVYVWAIKGNKSTRKISTEAETDIDAPRDLKATDVTLESAFLTWIPPLADIDGYILTYRDEDSTMEAVEKQLGAGESSFAVSSLEMGKRYIVTIIAYRGSKRSRVVETIFRTVGLLYPFPMDCIQIMKNGNKKSGIYTVYINNDRSKPIEVYCDMDTDGGGWLMLQRRTTGKLDFMKRWRQYIAGFGNMTDEFWIGLDKIYELTNTPTQYELRFDLGLGSERVYAVYDNFKIAPVKQKFKLTIGKYSGTAGDAMTYHQGRPWTTVDSDNDIALGNCALTHRGAWWYKNCHLANLNGKWGDNRHSMGVNWEPWKGHLTSLDFTEMKIRPLGAMSSRKRRSLMAREKNRNKILQKK from the exons GAAGATTTCAAGTCTCTCTTGTACAGAGTTAATGGGTTGGAAGAAGAAGTCAACTACCTGAAGACCCAGTGTGCTCAGGGATGTTGTGGAAGAGGTGGCGCTGCAG GTGTGGACACAAGCTGTAGTGGTCATGGTACCTACCAACACGACACCTGCAGCTGCCTCTGTAACCCCGGATGGGAAGGCCCAGATTGCTCGGTGTCCTCCTGCCCCGACGAATGCAATGACAATGGCCGTTGTGTGGATGGGAAGTGTGTTTGCCATCAGGGCTACACAGGAGACGACTGCAGCCAGCTGATGTGTCCAGACAACTGCAATGACAAGGGACACTGCGTGaatggaaaatgtgtgtgcttCCCACACTTCACTGGCGAGGACTGCAGCATCCAGAAGTGTCCCAATGACTGCATTGGTAACGGCCGCTGTGTGGATGGCCAGTGCATCTGTGATGAAGGCTTTTATGGGGAGGATTGTTCATTAG tCTTCAGTCCTCAGGGTCTGCGGCTGGTCCGGCTGACTGACGTCTCTCTCCTGGTTGAGTGGGAGTCTGTTCGTGGGGCAGAGTATTACATTCTGACATATCAGCCAAAAGATGGAGGGAGTGGACTGCAGCAG GTTCGGGTTCCCAACACAGATAACTCATACCTCATAACAGGACTGATTCCTGGGGTCACCTACATTGTCAAGATACACGCTGTCATCAAAGAAATCCAAAGTGAAGCAGACAAGATTGAGGCTACCACAG ATGTATCCGCTATTGATAATATCCGAGTTCTTGGCCAGACAGAAGTCTCTATCCAGGTGGACTGGAAGAACCCGCAAGCTGAAGTGGATCACTTCAGGCTTACTCACACTGACCCAGCAGGACAGGAGGAAGAGCTGAACATACAGAAGAGCCAAGAGGCAAGAACCAAACACACTATTGTGG gtcTATATCCAGGAACAGAGTACGTGATCTCAGTGCAGGCCATCAAAGGAACCACTGAGGGAAAATCTTCCTCTGTCACGGGTGTCACAG ACATCGATGCTCCTACAAACCTTGTCACCACTGAGGTAACAGAGGACACTGCAACCGTTTCATGGGATCGAGTCCAGGCAGAAATAGAGGGCTATATACTGAGCTACACCACTGCTGAGGGCTCCAGTGTCGAGATCCCTGTAGGACGTGACAGCACCTCTTACAGGCTGGTTGGCTTGAGGCCTGGAGTTCTCCACACTGTCTACATCTGGGCCTACAAGGGAGAAAAAGTCAGCAGGAAGAGTTCAACAGAAGCTGAAACAG AGCTGGACGCTCCTAGTAACGTCACGGCGCAAGATGAAACAGAGACCAGCTTCAGCGTGTCTTGGGATCACGCGCAGGCCGAAATTGATGGCTACCTCCTAACCTACAGCTCTTCTGAGGGCTCGGGTGAGGAAATCCAAGTTGGGCCTGACAGCACCTCTTACATGCTGACTGGCCTGAAGCCTGGGGTCCTCTACACTGTCTACATCTGGTCCATCAAGGGAAACAAAGCCAGCAGGAAGATCTCGACACAAGCTCAGACAG AACTGGATGCTCCTGCTAACCTCTTAGCCCGAGATGAAACAGAGTCCAGCTTCAGTGTGACATGGGATCGTGCCCAAGCAGAAATTGATGGCTACATCCTAACCTACAACTCCTCTGAGGGCTCTAGTGTGGAAATCCCTCTGGGCCCAGATAGCACCTCTTACAGTCTGACTGGCCTGAGGCCTGGGCTCCTCTACACTGTCTACATATGGGCCATCAAGGGAAGCAAAGTCAGCAAGAAGATCTCAACACAAGCTCAGACAG AACTGGATGCTCCTGCTAACCTCTTAGCCCGAGATGAAACAGAGTCCAGCTTCAGCGTGTCATGGGATCGTGTCCAGGCAGAAATTGATGGCTACGTCCTAACCTACAGCTCCTCTGAGGGCTCTAGTGGGGAAATCCCTCTGGGCCCAGATAGCACCTCTTACAGTCTGACTGGCCTGAGGCCTGGGGTCCTCTACACTGTCTACATCTGGGCCATCAAGGGAAACAAAGTCAGCAAGAAGATCTCGACACAAGCTGAGACAG AACTGGATGCTCCTGCTAACCTCTTAGCCCGAGATGAAACAGAGACCAGCTTCAGTGTGTCATGGGATCGTGTCCAGGCAGAAATTGATGGCTACGTCCTAACCTACACCTCCTCTGAGGGCTCTAGTGGGGAAATCCCTCTGGGCCCAGATAGCACCTCTTACAGTCTGACTGGCCTGAGGCCTGGCCTTCTCTACACTGTCTACATCTGGGCCATCAAGGGAAACAAAGTCAGCAGGAAGATCTCGACACAAGCTGAGACAG AACTGGATGCTCCTGCTAACCTCTTAGCCCGAGATGAAACAGAGTCCAGCTTCAGCGTGTCATGGGATCGTGTCCAGGCAGAAATTGATGGCTACATCCTAACCTACAGCTCTTCTGAGGGCTCTAGTGGGGAAATCCCTCTGGGCCCAGATAGCACCTCTTACAGTCTGACTGGCCTGAGGCCTGGGGTCCTCTACACTGTCTACATCTGGGCCATCAAGGGAAACAAAGTCAGCAGGAAGATCTCGACACAAGCTGAGACAG AACTGGATGCTCCTGCTAACCTCTTAGCCCGAGATGAAACAGAGACCAGCTTCAGCGTATCATGGGATCGTGTCCGGGCAGAAATTGATGGCTATGTCCTAACCTACACCTCCTCTGAGGGCTCTAGTGGGGAAATCCCTCTGGGCCCAGATAGCACCTCTTACAGTCTGACTGGCCTGAGGCCTGGAGTCCTCTACACCGTCTACGTCTGGGCCGTCAAGGGAATCAAAGCCAGCAGGAGGATCTCGACACAAGCTGAGACAG AACTGGATGCTCCTGCTAACCTCTTAGCCCGAGATGAAACAGAGTCCAGCTTCAGCGTGTCATGGGATCGGGTCCAGGCAGAAATTGATGGCTACGTCCTAACCTACAGCTCCTCTGAGGGCTCTAGTGGGGAAATCCCAGTTGGGCCTGACAGCACCTCTTACAGTCTGACTGGCTTGAGGCCTGGAGTCCTCTACACTGTCTACGTCTGGGCCATCAAGGGAAACAAATCCACCAGGAAGATTTCAACAGAAGCTGAGACAG ATATTGATGCCCCGAGGGACCTGAAGGCCACAGATGTGACGCTGGAGTCTGCTTTTTTGACCTGGATCCCTCCTCTGGCTGACATTGATGGGTACATCCTCACCTACAGAGATGAGGATAGCACCATGGAG GCTGTTGAAAAGCAGCTCGGAGCTGGCGAGAGCAGTTTTGCTGTATCCAGTCTGGAGATGGGCAAGAGATACATCGTCACCATCATTGCTTACAGGGGGAGCAAGAGGAGCAGGGTGGTAGAGACCATCTTCAGAACAG TTGGTCTTTTGTACCCCTTCCCCATGGACTGCATTCAGATCATGAAGAATGGCAATAAGAAGAGTGGCATCTACACTGTCTATATCAACAATGACCGCTCCAAACCAATAGAAGTCTACTGCGACATGGACACTGATGGAGGCGGCTGGCTG ATGCTGCAGCGCCGTACCACTGGCAAGCTGGACTTTATGAAACGCTGGAGACAGTACATTGCAGGTTTTGGCAACATGACAGACGAGTTCTGGATTG GTCTGGATAAGATATATGAGCTCACCAACACTCCCACCCAGTATGAGTTGAGGTTTGACTTGGGCCTTGGCTCAGAGAGGGTGTACGCTGTGTACGACAACTTTAAGATCGCCCCAGTCAAGCAGAAGTTCAAGCTCACTATTGGCAAATACAGCGGGACAGCAG GTGATGCAATGACGTACCATCAAGGTCGACCCTGGACAACTGTTGATTCAGATAATGACATCGCCCTGGGTAACTGTGCCCTGACCCACCGTGGCGCCTGGTGGTACAAAAACTGTCACCTGGCCAACCTCAACGGCAAATGGGGTGACAACAGGCACAGTATG GGAGTGAACTGGGAACCATGGAAGGGCCACCTGACATCCCTCGATTTCACAGAGATGAAGATCCGACCTCTGGGAGCCATGTCCAGCCGGAAAAGACGATCGTTGATGGCCAGAGagaagaacagaaacaaaatccTCCAAAAGAAATAG
- the tnn gene encoding tenascin-N isoform X2, translated as MTTRFLWRALSLLALLCTISRFSFADNHLGPSAPEQGVTFSHVYKIDIPGSTSCKLERLPIQDQAGLQTETTTNGENDITFRHNLMLQMPKCDCEESEDFKSLLYRVNGLEEEVNYLKTQCAQGCCGRGGAAGVDTSCSGHGTYQHDTCSCLCNPGWEGPDCSVSSCPDECNDNGRCVDGKCVCHQGYTGDDCSQLMCPDNCNDKGHCVNGKCVCFPHFTGEDCSIQKCPNDCIGNGRCVDGQCICDEGFYGEDCSLVFSPQGLRLVRLTDVSLLVEWESVRGAEYYILTYQPKDGGSGLQQVRVPNTDNSYLITGLIPGVTYIVKIHAVIKEIQSEADKIEATTDVSAIDNIRVLGQTEVSIQVDWKNPQAEVDHFRLTHTDPAGQEEELNIQKSQEARTKHTIVGLYPGTEYVISVQAIKGTTEGKSSSVTGVTDIDAPTNLVTTEVTEDTATVSWDRVQAEIEGYILSYTTAEGSSVEIPVGRDSTSYRLVGLRPGVLHTVYIWAYKGEKVSRKSSTEAETELDAPSNVTAQDETETSFSVSWDHAQAEIDGYLLTYSSSEGSGEEIQVGPDSTSYMLTGLKPGVLYTVYIWSIKGNKASRKISTQAQTELDAPANLLARDETESSFSVTWDRAQAEIDGYILTYNSSEGSSVEIPLGPDSTSYSLTGLRPGLLYTVYIWAIKGSKVSKKISTQAQTELDAPANLLARDETESSFSVSWDRVQAEIDGYVLTYSSSEGSSGEIPLGPDSTSYSLTGLRPGVLYTVYIWAIKGNKVSKKISTQAETELDAPANLLARDETETSFSVSWDRVQAEIDGYVLTYTSSEGSSGEIPLGPDSTSYSLTGLRPGLLYTVYIWAIKGNKVSRKISTQAETELDAPANLLARDETESSFSVSWDRVQAEIDGYILTYSSSEGSSGEIPLGPDSTSYSLTGLRPGVLYTVYIWAIKGNKVSRKISTQAETELDAPANLLARDETESSFSVSWDRVQAEIDGYVLTYSSSEGSSGEIPVGPDSTSYSLTGLRPGVLYTVYVWAIKGNKSTRKISTEAETDIDAPRDLKATDVTLESAFLTWIPPLADIDGYILTYRDEDSTMEAVEKQLGAGESSFAVSSLEMGKRYIVTIIAYRGSKRSRVVETIFRTVGLLYPFPMDCIQIMKNGNKKSGIYTVYINNDRSKPIEVYCDMDTDGGGWLMLQRRTTGKLDFMKRWRQYIAGFGNMTDEFWIGLDKIYELTNTPTQYELRFDLGLGSERVYAVYDNFKIAPVKQKFKLTIGKYSGTAGDAMTYHQGRPWTTVDSDNDIALGNCALTHRGAWWYKNCHLANLNGKWGDNRHSMGVNWEPWKGHLTSLDFTEMKIRPLGAMSSRKRRSLMAREKNRNKILQKK; from the exons GAAGATTTCAAGTCTCTCTTGTACAGAGTTAATGGGTTGGAAGAAGAAGTCAACTACCTGAAGACCCAGTGTGCTCAGGGATGTTGTGGAAGAGGTGGCGCTGCAG GTGTGGACACAAGCTGTAGTGGTCATGGTACCTACCAACACGACACCTGCAGCTGCCTCTGTAACCCCGGATGGGAAGGCCCAGATTGCTCGGTGTCCTCCTGCCCCGACGAATGCAATGACAATGGCCGTTGTGTGGATGGGAAGTGTGTTTGCCATCAGGGCTACACAGGAGACGACTGCAGCCAGCTGATGTGTCCAGACAACTGCAATGACAAGGGACACTGCGTGaatggaaaatgtgtgtgcttCCCACACTTCACTGGCGAGGACTGCAGCATCCAGAAGTGTCCCAATGACTGCATTGGTAACGGCCGCTGTGTGGATGGCCAGTGCATCTGTGATGAAGGCTTTTATGGGGAGGATTGTTCATTAG tCTTCAGTCCTCAGGGTCTGCGGCTGGTCCGGCTGACTGACGTCTCTCTCCTGGTTGAGTGGGAGTCTGTTCGTGGGGCAGAGTATTACATTCTGACATATCAGCCAAAAGATGGAGGGAGTGGACTGCAGCAG GTTCGGGTTCCCAACACAGATAACTCATACCTCATAACAGGACTGATTCCTGGGGTCACCTACATTGTCAAGATACACGCTGTCATCAAAGAAATCCAAAGTGAAGCAGACAAGATTGAGGCTACCACAG ATGTATCCGCTATTGATAATATCCGAGTTCTTGGCCAGACAGAAGTCTCTATCCAGGTGGACTGGAAGAACCCGCAAGCTGAAGTGGATCACTTCAGGCTTACTCACACTGACCCAGCAGGACAGGAGGAAGAGCTGAACATACAGAAGAGCCAAGAGGCAAGAACCAAACACACTATTGTGG gtcTATATCCAGGAACAGAGTACGTGATCTCAGTGCAGGCCATCAAAGGAACCACTGAGGGAAAATCTTCCTCTGTCACGGGTGTCACAG ACATCGATGCTCCTACAAACCTTGTCACCACTGAGGTAACAGAGGACACTGCAACCGTTTCATGGGATCGAGTCCAGGCAGAAATAGAGGGCTATATACTGAGCTACACCACTGCTGAGGGCTCCAGTGTCGAGATCCCTGTAGGACGTGACAGCACCTCTTACAGGCTGGTTGGCTTGAGGCCTGGAGTTCTCCACACTGTCTACATCTGGGCCTACAAGGGAGAAAAAGTCAGCAGGAAGAGTTCAACAGAAGCTGAAACAG AGCTGGACGCTCCTAGTAACGTCACGGCGCAAGATGAAACAGAGACCAGCTTCAGCGTGTCTTGGGATCACGCGCAGGCCGAAATTGATGGCTACCTCCTAACCTACAGCTCTTCTGAGGGCTCGGGTGAGGAAATCCAAGTTGGGCCTGACAGCACCTCTTACATGCTGACTGGCCTGAAGCCTGGGGTCCTCTACACTGTCTACATCTGGTCCATCAAGGGAAACAAAGCCAGCAGGAAGATCTCGACACAAGCTCAGACAG AACTGGATGCTCCTGCTAACCTCTTAGCCCGAGATGAAACAGAGTCCAGCTTCAGTGTGACATGGGATCGTGCCCAAGCAGAAATTGATGGCTACATCCTAACCTACAACTCCTCTGAGGGCTCTAGTGTGGAAATCCCTCTGGGCCCAGATAGCACCTCTTACAGTCTGACTGGCCTGAGGCCTGGGCTCCTCTACACTGTCTACATATGGGCCATCAAGGGAAGCAAAGTCAGCAAGAAGATCTCAACACAAGCTCAGACAG AACTGGATGCTCCTGCTAACCTCTTAGCCCGAGATGAAACAGAGTCCAGCTTCAGCGTGTCATGGGATCGTGTCCAGGCAGAAATTGATGGCTACGTCCTAACCTACAGCTCCTCTGAGGGCTCTAGTGGGGAAATCCCTCTGGGCCCAGATAGCACCTCTTACAGTCTGACTGGCCTGAGGCCTGGGGTCCTCTACACTGTCTACATCTGGGCCATCAAGGGAAACAAAGTCAGCAAGAAGATCTCGACACAAGCTGAGACAG AACTGGATGCTCCTGCTAACCTCTTAGCCCGAGATGAAACAGAGACCAGCTTCAGTGTGTCATGGGATCGTGTCCAGGCAGAAATTGATGGCTACGTCCTAACCTACACCTCCTCTGAGGGCTCTAGTGGGGAAATCCCTCTGGGCCCAGATAGCACCTCTTACAGTCTGACTGGCCTGAGGCCTGGCCTTCTCTACACTGTCTACATCTGGGCCATCAAGGGAAACAAAGTCAGCAGGAAGATCTCGACACAAGCTGAGACAG AACTGGATGCTCCTGCTAACCTCTTAGCCCGAGATGAAACAGAGTCCAGCTTCAGCGTGTCATGGGATCGTGTCCAGGCAGAAATTGATGGCTACATCCTAACCTACAGCTCTTCTGAGGGCTCTAGTGGGGAAATCCCTCTGGGCCCAGATAGCACCTCTTACAGTCTGACTGGCCTGAGGCCTGGGGTCCTCTACACTGTCTACATCTGGGCCATCAAGGGAAACAAAGTCAGCAGGAAGATCTCGACACAAGCTGAGACAG AACTGGATGCTCCTGCTAACCTCTTAGCCCGAGATGAAACAGAGTCCAGCTTCAGCGTGTCATGGGATCGGGTCCAGGCAGAAATTGATGGCTACGTCCTAACCTACAGCTCCTCTGAGGGCTCTAGTGGGGAAATCCCAGTTGGGCCTGACAGCACCTCTTACAGTCTGACTGGCTTGAGGCCTGGAGTCCTCTACACTGTCTACGTCTGGGCCATCAAGGGAAACAAATCCACCAGGAAGATTTCAACAGAAGCTGAGACAG ATATTGATGCCCCGAGGGACCTGAAGGCCACAGATGTGACGCTGGAGTCTGCTTTTTTGACCTGGATCCCTCCTCTGGCTGACATTGATGGGTACATCCTCACCTACAGAGATGAGGATAGCACCATGGAG GCTGTTGAAAAGCAGCTCGGAGCTGGCGAGAGCAGTTTTGCTGTATCCAGTCTGGAGATGGGCAAGAGATACATCGTCACCATCATTGCTTACAGGGGGAGCAAGAGGAGCAGGGTGGTAGAGACCATCTTCAGAACAG TTGGTCTTTTGTACCCCTTCCCCATGGACTGCATTCAGATCATGAAGAATGGCAATAAGAAGAGTGGCATCTACACTGTCTATATCAACAATGACCGCTCCAAACCAATAGAAGTCTACTGCGACATGGACACTGATGGAGGCGGCTGGCTG ATGCTGCAGCGCCGTACCACTGGCAAGCTGGACTTTATGAAACGCTGGAGACAGTACATTGCAGGTTTTGGCAACATGACAGACGAGTTCTGGATTG GTCTGGATAAGATATATGAGCTCACCAACACTCCCACCCAGTATGAGTTGAGGTTTGACTTGGGCCTTGGCTCAGAGAGGGTGTACGCTGTGTACGACAACTTTAAGATCGCCCCAGTCAAGCAGAAGTTCAAGCTCACTATTGGCAAATACAGCGGGACAGCAG GTGATGCAATGACGTACCATCAAGGTCGACCCTGGACAACTGTTGATTCAGATAATGACATCGCCCTGGGTAACTGTGCCCTGACCCACCGTGGCGCCTGGTGGTACAAAAACTGTCACCTGGCCAACCTCAACGGCAAATGGGGTGACAACAGGCACAGTATG GGAGTGAACTGGGAACCATGGAAGGGCCACCTGACATCCCTCGATTTCACAGAGATGAAGATCCGACCTCTGGGAGCCATGTCCAGCCGGAAAAGACGATCGTTGATGGCCAGAGagaagaacagaaacaaaatccTCCAAAAGAAATAG